ATGTTTGCGTGCCATGTTCTAATGTCTTTGCAATGCGCACCAAGGCTCAGATTAAAAATAGGGCCTAACCAGAATAATCCGGACGGATTACCAAAAGTAAGGCCGTACCTTTTTGCATTGCAGGAAGTAAGGCCGTGCATTCCCGTCAGCGCGGTTGCTTTCCAGCAATCCATATGATTTATCAATAATAGGCTCCATTTGAACCTTAGCATTACGAAAAGTAAGGCCGTGCATTTATGATCAAAAAAGCTGTTATTCCCGTAGCGGGGCTTGGTACTAGGTTTCTTCCGGCAACAAAGGCTGTGCCCAAAGAAATGCTTCCAATTGTTGATCGACCTATAATTTTGCATGTTGTTGAAGAGGCGATCGCCGCTGGGATTGAAGATATTATTTTCGTCACGGGTCGACACAAAACTGCTATTGAAGAATTTTTTGATCATAATTATGAACTCGAAGACACTCTTGAGCGCCAAGGTAAAAAAGATCTTCTCGAATTAACAAAACGAATTTCAAATATGGTGAATGTCATCAGCGTTCGCCAAAAAAATCCAAAAGGTCTTGGCCATGCCGTATTAGCTGCCAAATCAATAGTCGGAAACTCTCCGTTTGCCGTTTTATTAGGCGATGAAGTTATGGATGGCTCTCCCACCGTGACTCAACAACTGGCAAAGGTTTATGAAACAGAAGGCCTTTCAACGGTTGCAGTTATGGAAATACCAAAAGAAGATGTCAAAAAATATGGAATCGTAAAAGTTGCGCCCCACAAAAATAAAAAGACTTTTAAGATTTTAGACGTCGTTGAAAAACCAAACCCTCAAGATGCTCCGAGCCGCTGGGCGCTGCCGGGTCGTTATGTCTTCAGCCCTGATATTTTTAAATATCTTGAAGAAACAAAACCCTCTAAAGGCGGTGAAATTCAACTCACCGATGCCATGACAAAATTAGCAGCAAAAGAAGGCCTTCTGGCTTACGCTTTTGATGGTTTACGCTTTGACGCCGGCGACAAGCTTGGCTACATTGGTGTGAATCTGGAATTTGCATTGCGACATCCAGAAATTGGCACCGCCACTCGCCAGTACGTACTGGATTTGGCTAAGCGATTAACACGAGAAGAGTCATGAATTTTCAAAGCCCGGGCGAAATTCGCCTCACTATGATTATGTTTATCTCACTCATGGCAGCAGCTTTATTATTCACAGTGAATGCCAACGCATATATTCCCACCTCTCATTTTATTTTTGATCGCACTGCCGCCCAACACGGAAAAAGCGCCTACTCCATTGAACAAGAAGTAATTTTTAGCGAAGGCATTGAACGCCTCACGGTTAAAGAGAATTGGCTTGTTGTAGATGGCGGTGAAATGCGTGTTCAAGCATATGGTGATAATTTTCGAGTTATAAAACTTCTTAAACGCGGTCGAAACTATTGGGTCGATCAAGACAGTAGCGAAAGAGGCGGTGAAGTTTCTCCTGATTTTTTTATGAGCCCACTACTCACTCGTAGTGCTATGGATCTTAAAAAACACTTTAATAAGTGGGGCATCATACCCGCTGAAGCATTGCGTGAAAAACGAATCTCAAAAGACCTTAAAGAAATTAAAGTAGAAACAGAAAATTTTGTAAGACTTGGTCGAGTCTCAGGCGCCGTCACTTATACTTACGGAAAACTTACTCCCGTGAATAGCCCAGCAACGCCTGGCTTGTGGATAGAGCAAGATGCATTTGTCATTCGTAAAATGCGTTCACCCAGTGGCGCAGAATTTTTCGGAAATAATTACTTAGCTTATTTAAAAAATCTTTGGTTTCCTAGAAATCAGACTATTACTTTTGATAATCATACAGTTGAAGTTCGTGTAACACGCGTACAAAGCATTGATCTTAATACAGAACAAAAACGTCAATTTGATTCTAACTGGTTTAGAAACCGCCCCGACGTTGCGACAATGTGGCCAAAATCTTCACTTGCACCCGTGGTTCAAGAGTTTTACAAACGGTTTCGATGATTGATTCAGAGTTTGTTGTAGTTGCCGTTGATGCACCCCTTCCACAAGCACTCACTTACCGCTTACCCAAAGATCTCGCCACACTTGTAAGTTTAGGTTCACGCGTTGTTGTGCCTTTAGGAAAAAGAAAATCCCATGGCGTTGTCATAGGCGAAAGCGAAGATGCAAGTCTTGGTGCAAAAATAAAATCAATCGGCGAAATCAGTGATGAACCAGCCCTTGGTGATAAAACTCGAAAGTGGCTCAAATGGCTTGCGCAATATTACATTCACCCTCCCGGCCAAGTTTATTCTTTGGCTTTTTCACCAGGGCTTGAGGGGCGAAAACGTAAAAGCAAAAAAACTTCACCAACTTTTTTAAAAGAAGGCGCGATCGAATCAGCTCCACCACCCACCCCTAATGCTGATCAAAAAAATGCCATTGAAACAATTCGAAAATCTGCGCAAGAAGAAAAATTTGATGTCTTTCTCCTTTATGGCGTCACGGGTAGTGGAAAAACAGAGGTCTATCTTCAAAGCATTGATCACGTACTTAAAGCCGGAAAACAAGCCCTAGTTTTAGTTCCAGAAATCAGCCTCACACCACAACTCATCAAACGGTTTGTTGGACGCTACGGCGACAATGTCGCGGTACTTCACTCACATCTCACCGAACGTGAACGCTCTGACCAGTGGTGGAGTGTAGTTCGCGGAAATAAACAAATTCTTGTAGGCGCGAGATCAGCACTTTTTTGCCCACTAGAAAACCTTGGTTTAATAGTTGTAGATGAAGAACATGAAACAAGTTTTAAACAAGACGAGCAGCTTAAATACAATGCTCGTGATGCCGCCATCATGCGCGCACAAATTTCCAATTGCCCCGTCGTACTAGGCAGTGCGACACCAAGTCTTGAATCTTGGCAAAACACACTTACAAAAAAATACAAGCTCTTAGAACTTTCAACTCGAGTTGAAAACAGACCACTGCCAGAATTTAATATCGTCGATATGCGTAAAGAAAAATCTGAGCGCGATCCAAATTTACCGTCTTGGTTAAGCAAGCAACTTTTTTCTGAATTACTTGAAGTTGTAGCCAAAAAAGAACAGGCCGCTTTATTTCTTAATCGCCGTGGTTTTGCACAATTTATTCTTTGCCCAAGTTGCGGGTATTCAGAACACTGTCCACAATGCAGCGTGACCTTTACCGTACATGGGCGTGGTACAAAAATTATTTGTCATTATTGTGGTTTAGAAAAACCCATTCCAAAACATTGTAGTTCATGCAAAGAAGGTTGCTACGTATCTGTTGGCTTAGGCACTGAAAAAATTGTCGATGAACTTCAAACACTTTTTGATAAACGAGGGATACCCGTACGCATCGCGCGCGCCGATCGAGATGAAATTAATTCTCGTGAAAAACTTGAGGGTTTATTAGAAAAAATAATTACACATGAAATCGACATCATTGTTGGCACTCAAATGATTGCCAAAGGCCATGACTTTCCAAATCTCACACTTGTGGGCATTGTTTTAGCAGACATTGGTTTAAATCTGCCCGACTTTCGCAGTTCAGAAAGAACATTTCAACTTCTCACACAAGTTGCGGGTCGCGCAGGACGACATCAAAAAGCTGGTCGAGTCATTTTACAAACGTTCGTTCCTGATCATCCTGCCATTGTGCATTCTACAAAACATGACTTTAAATCTTTTGCCGAATCTGAATTAATTTTTAGAAAAGAACTTAATTACCCTCCATTTGGAAAGCTTGCCAGTGTGCGCCTTCAGGGTTTGAATCTTCCTAAAGTTGAACAAGCGGCCGACATTACACGCGCGCGTATTGACCAGTTGATTCTGTCAAATCCTGAATACCAAAGTACAGATGTTATGGGGCCATGTGAATCAGCCATTGCCAAACTTCGCAATAATTATCGCTTTCAATTGCTTTTAAAAACTCAATCTGCAAAAGTTTTAAATGTTTTTTTGCAACACCTCACAAATGATATAGGTTGGTTACCAACAGGAGTAAAACTCACTATCGACGTCGACCCGCTTCAGCTGATGTAAGATTGAGGATCAAATAAATGAAACATACTTTGGCAATTGATTTAGGCGGAACCAACACAAGATTTGCCATCTTTACAAAAGATCTAACCTTGCAAGATGAAATGTCCATTGCAACAAATCCTCAATGGGGAGCAAAAATCGCCTCTGAAAAATGGCTTGATGCAATTGCGCCCTGGCTTACAAAATACTCCATCGATCTTGTTGGCATTGGTAGTCCCGGCCCGCTTGATACAAAGCGTGGAATGATTCTTGAAACACCAAATTTAAAAAACTGGGCTTTGTTTTCTTTCACAGATTTTTTCAAAACAAAACTTAACCTAGATTGTGTTCTTGAAAACGACGCCAATTGCGCAGTCTTTGGTGAATGGACATATTTAAAAATTCCAAATCTCATCGCACTTACATTGGGCACAGGAGTCGGAAGTGGAATTATCTCTGAAGGAAAACTTATTTTAGGCGCAGGTGGTCTTGCGAGTGAAGCCGGGCACATGAGCATTGATCGCAACGGCCCACTTTGTGAGTGCGGAAAACGTGGATGCTTAGAAGTTTTTGTCGGCGGCGCTTCACTTGTGAAACGTTATAATGAAAGACAATCTCAGCCCGTGATTGGAATCACACCCCAAGAAATTTTTAATCGCGCAGGTGCGGGCGAAAGTCTCGCACAAGAATTTGTAAAAGAATGGGTTTGGGCCCTAGCCATTGGTGTGGGAAACCTTGTAAATATCTTTAATCCTCAGAAAATTATTCTAACGGGCGGCGTTAGTCATGCATTTAATGCAAATGCTGACGAATTTCATAAAATTTTACTCACAGAAGCGTTCAAAGAAAGTTTAAAATGGTGTGATGTGGCGGTGTCCCAGCTTCAAGATAAAGCTGGAATCATTGGGGTTGCCGCCTGGGCACAAACTAGAAAAGCAACATGAGCGAAAAAACCTGTCCGAGTTGTAACAAACCATCTCCCGAGTTATTACGACTCGATGCTGACCTTAAAGGAAGGCTTAAAGTAGATGCAGGAATCACCCCACCCGATACAGCTTGCCCAAATTGCTATAACGATTTTACAAGCAAACTACAAAAAGCGTCACATAAAAAATCACGCAGAATAGCCAAAGAACAACAACGACTTAATTTATGGCGCAGTCGCGTTCATCTCATACGCGAAGCGCGCGAACAATTTGCTATCAAAAATTTTCCTGCTGCGGTTGTAGCTTATGAAAAATATTTTAGGGTTCTTGAAATTATCTATGAAGTGAAGCCCAATGAAATACAAGCTACGCACTTTAATAACTCCGCTCGCTCCAAAGAACTTGTTGTTATAGCCAGTGCTTATTGGGATCTCATGCGTATTTATGACCAATCACCGCGGTTTTCTAATCGCCTTGAACAATGCGCTGTAAAGTTATCTGAATTTTTGCCGCTAACACCAATCTATGGTGAGATTTTACGCAAAATTGAAGATTATAAAAAATCTGCCAAAAACAAAGACAAGTTTGATCTTGTCGCAAAGATGTCCACCAAGGGCAAACGACGTTGCTTTATCGCCACAGCAGCATTTCAAGATGCTGACGCACCAACTGTAGTTATTCTATCAAACTTTAGAGACAACATACTTGAACAGAGCCCCTTGGGCCGTAAAGTCACCAAATTGTATTACCGAATGAGCCCACCAGTAGCCGAAATCCTAGATCAGAGTGCTATCTTAAGAAATATCACACGCGGCGCCCTCGTTTCAATTGCAGGGCATTTAGACAAAAAATACAGCTTGAAAACCAAGCACCCTTCAAAATAGTCTAAGTAAGGTTAAAACACACAGCTGTAAGGAATCACAAGTCTATGGCAATCACACAACGCAAGACATCAGTAGCTATTTTAGGTGGTGGTCTCGCCGGCCTCACATGTGCAGCACTTCTTGAAAAAGAGGGCATTGATTATCTTCTTATCGACGGACAAGCAGAATTTGGCGGCCTTATTCAAGGTCAAATGGAACAAGGAATTTGTCTCGATTACGGTCTTAAATCAATTCCCGTCGGAGATGTAACCGCTAATCCTCTTT
This genomic interval from Oligoflexia bacterium contains the following:
- the galU gene encoding UTP--glucose-1-phosphate uridylyltransferase GalU yields the protein MIKKAVIPVAGLGTRFLPATKAVPKEMLPIVDRPIILHVVEEAIAAGIEDIIFVTGRHKTAIEEFFDHNYELEDTLERQGKKDLLELTKRISNMVNVISVRQKNPKGLGHAVLAAKSIVGNSPFAVLLGDEVMDGSPTVTQQLAKVYETEGLSTVAVMEIPKEDVKKYGIVKVAPHKNKKTFKILDVVEKPNPQDAPSRWALPGRYVFSPDIFKYLEETKPSKGGEIQLTDAMTKLAAKEGLLAYAFDGLRFDAGDKLGYIGVNLEFALRHPEIGTATRQYVLDLAKRLTREES
- the priA gene encoding primosomal protein N' — encoded protein: MIDSEFVVVAVDAPLPQALTYRLPKDLATLVSLGSRVVVPLGKRKSHGVVIGESEDASLGAKIKSIGEISDEPALGDKTRKWLKWLAQYYIHPPGQVYSLAFSPGLEGRKRKSKKTSPTFLKEGAIESAPPPTPNADQKNAIETIRKSAQEEKFDVFLLYGVTGSGKTEVYLQSIDHVLKAGKQALVLVPEISLTPQLIKRFVGRYGDNVAVLHSHLTERERSDQWWSVVRGNKQILVGARSALFCPLENLGLIVVDEEHETSFKQDEQLKYNARDAAIMRAQISNCPVVLGSATPSLESWQNTLTKKYKLLELSTRVENRPLPEFNIVDMRKEKSERDPNLPSWLSKQLFSELLEVVAKKEQAALFLNRRGFAQFILCPSCGYSEHCPQCSVTFTVHGRGTKIICHYCGLEKPIPKHCSSCKEGCYVSVGLGTEKIVDELQTLFDKRGIPVRIARADRDEINSREKLEGLLEKIITHEIDIIVGTQMIAKGHDFPNLTLVGIVLADIGLNLPDFRSSERTFQLLTQVAGRAGRHQKAGRVILQTFVPDHPAIVHSTKHDFKSFAESELIFRKELNYPPFGKLASVRLQGLNLPKVEQAADITRARIDQLILSNPEYQSTDVMGPCESAIAKLRNNYRFQLLLKTQSAKVLNVFLQHLTNDIGWLPTGVKLTIDVDPLQLM
- a CDS encoding ROK family protein: MKHTLAIDLGGTNTRFAIFTKDLTLQDEMSIATNPQWGAKIASEKWLDAIAPWLTKYSIDLVGIGSPGPLDTKRGMILETPNLKNWALFSFTDFFKTKLNLDCVLENDANCAVFGEWTYLKIPNLIALTLGTGVGSGIISEGKLILGAGGLASEAGHMSIDRNGPLCECGKRGCLEVFVGGASLVKRYNERQSQPVIGITPQEIFNRAGAGESLAQEFVKEWVWALAIGVGNLVNIFNPQKIILTGGVSHAFNANADEFHKILLTEAFKESLKWCDVAVSQLQDKAGIIGVAAWAQTRKAT
- a CDS encoding CFI-box-CTERM domain-containing protein; this translates as MSEKTCPSCNKPSPELLRLDADLKGRLKVDAGITPPDTACPNCYNDFTSKLQKASHKKSRRIAKEQQRLNLWRSRVHLIREAREQFAIKNFPAAVVAYEKYFRVLEIIYEVKPNEIQATHFNNSARSKELVVIASAYWDLMRIYDQSPRFSNRLEQCAVKLSEFLPLTPIYGEILRKIEDYKKSAKNKDKFDLVAKMSTKGKRRCFIATAAFQDADAPTVVILSNFRDNILEQSPLGRKVTKLYYRMSPPVAEILDQSAILRNITRGALVSIAGHLDKKYSLKTKHPSK